One genomic window of Arachis stenosperma cultivar V10309 chromosome 10, arast.V10309.gnm1.PFL2, whole genome shotgun sequence includes the following:
- the LOC130954506 gene encoding probable ubiquitin-conjugating enzyme E2 24 → MDSHIADSDWETSSDSSSSDDQEDIDFLYGGKACSILSSLEESIEKIDDFLSFERAFAHGDVVCSLSDPSGQMGRVVSVDMSVDLENVQGNILKNVNSKKLLKIRSISEGDFVVKGPWLGQVQKVVDRVTVLFDDGAKCEIIALEKEKILPISQSFLEDSQYPYYPGQRVKVKSSTASKSARWLCGTWRDNQDEGTVYAVDAGLVYVKWIASVLGFNSNVNVNAPTCWQDSKNLTLLSCFSHVNWQLGDWCMLPIADQKKEMFQDSSTSDISAEHSMARGYKRRNLNSSIGEIFIVGKIKTKVDVVWQNGEHTLGLDPQNLIPVNVINTHEFWPQQFVMEKGASDDPLKPSSQRWGVVQSVDAKERTVTVKWKIVPISEVDNLAGETMIETVSAYELVEHPDYSCCFGDIVFKAQKQIDSQADKDNAKSVTDLNGDDPLRGKDEISDQNKFPDDFYLSCFGNVVGFEDGDVEVKWATGLTTKVVPYEIFRIDKHEDSTATPVPNEVNVEELSHEMIVHESLPSDQKGKDLLNCDSGRGNHEKHPGECSSFSIPQAAIELFSSIKTSIFQTFGVTSLYGAVSRVPTFEEEKGTNFLEKKDFETCGPFPESTPVSGLETNEDKLPYSEFVKIHERNDSPVSLDSNSSDQLKQFDMIDNCSDHHFFDKGKGLAISQVKRDWVKKVQQEWSILEKNLPETIYVRVFEERMDLMRAAIVGASGTPYHDGLFFFDICFPREYPSEPPMVHYHSGGLRLNPNLYESGKVCLSLLNTWTGTASEVWNPASSTILQVLLSLQALVLNEKPYFNEAGYDQQIGRAEGEKNSVSYNENAFLVTCKSMLYLLRKPPKHFEALVEEHFRQRSCHILSACKAYLEGAPIGGAFGSGKSEDENQKGTSTGFKIMLAKLFPKLVEAFSDKGIDCSQYIELQK, encoded by the exons ATGGATTCACACATTGCTGATTCGGACTGGGAGACCTCCAGTGACAGCAGCAGCAGCGATGATCAAGAGGATATTGATTTTTTATATGGTGGGAAAGCTTGCAGCATATTATCCAGTTTAGAAGAAAGCATTGAAAAAATTGATGATTTTCTCTCATTTGAGAGGGCATTTGCTCATGGGGATGTGGTCTGCTCGTTGTCAGATCCATCTGGACAGATGGGCAGGGTTGTAAGTGTTGATATGTCTGTCGATTTGGAAAATGTTCAGGGAAACATACTGAAAAATGTAAACTCCAAGAAACTTCTGAAGATTCGCTCCATTTCAGAAGGTGATTTTGTGGTCAAGGGACCATGGCTTGGTCAAGTTCAAAAGGTGGTGGATAGAGTGACTGTATTGTTTGATGATGGAGCAAAATGTGAGATTATCGCATTGGAAAAAGAGAAGATTTTACCAATCAGTCAAAGTTTTCTTGAGGATTCACAGTATCCATACTATCCAGGACAAAGAGTAAAGGTTAAGTCTTCCACTGCTTCTAAATCGGCTAGATGGCTTTGTGGCACTTGGAGAGACAATCAAGATGAAGGAACTGTATATGCTGTGGATGCTGGTCTTGTTTATGTTAAATGGATCGCTTCTGTTCTTGGATTCAATTCTAATGTCAATGTCAATGCTCCCACCTGCTGGCAAGATTCCAAAAACTTGACCTTGCTGTCGTGTTTTTCGCATGTAAACTGGCAGCTTGGTGATTGGTGCATGCTCCCTATCGCAGACCAAAAGAAAGAGATGTTTCAAGATTCTTCTACGAGTGATATTTCTGCTGAACATAGTATGGCAAGAGGATATAAGAGAAGAAACCTCAACTCTAGTATTGGGGAAATATTCATAGTTGGGAAGATAAAGACTAAAGTGGATGTTGTGTGGCAAAATGGGGAACATACTTTGGGATTAGACCCACAGAACTTAATCCCAGTTAATGTCATAAACACTCATGAGTTTTGGCCTCAGCAGTTTGTAATGGAGAAAGGAGCTTCTGATGATCCTCTTAAGCCTAGCAGTCAAAGATGGGGTGTTGTTCAATCTGTCGACGCAAAAGAGCGTACGGTAACAGTAAAATGGAAAATTGTTCCCATATCTGAGGTAGATAATCTGGCTGGAGAAACAATGATTGAAACTGTAAGTGCCTATGAACTTGTGGAGCACCCAGATTATTCCTGCTGTTTTGGTGATATTGTGTTCAAGGCTCAGAAACAGATTGATTCCCAAGCTGATAAGGATAATGCGAAGTCAGTGACTGACTTGAATGGAGATGATCCTCTGAGAGGCAAGGATGAAATCAGTGATCAGAATAAGTTCCCTGATGACTTTTACCTGTCTTGTTTTGGTAATGTTGTAGGTTTCGAAGATGGTGATGTAGAGGTGAAATGGGCTACTGGTTTAACAACCAAG GTTGTACCTTATGAAATTTTTCGCATTGATAAACATGAAGATTCAACTGCAACCCCTGTTCCTAATGAAGTAAATGTTGAGGAGTTATCTCATGAGATGATTGTACATGAAAGTCTTCCTTCTGACCAGAAGGGAAAG GACTTATTAAATTGTGATAGTGGTAGAGGGAATCATGAAAAGCATCCAGGAGAGTGCAGTTCCTTTTCTATTCCTCAAGCTGCAATTGAACTTTTTTCAAGCATTAAAACCAGTATATTCCAAACATTTGGTGTAACTTCACTTTATGGAGCAGTTTCCCGAGTCCCTACATTTGAAGAGGAAAAAGGAACCAATTTTCTTGAAAAGAAAGATTTCGAAACTTGTGGTCCCTTCCCCGAGTCAACTCCAGTGAGTGGGTTGGAGACAAATGAAGACAAACTTCCATATTCTGAGTTCGTTAAGATTCATGAGAGAAATGATTCTCCAGTTTCTTTAGATAGCAATAGTTCTGATCAGTTAAAGCAGTTTGATATGATAGATAATTGCTCAGACCACCACTTTTTTGATAAGGGAAAAGGGTTGGCGATATCTCAG GTAAAAAGAGATTGGGTGAAAAAGGTTCAGCAAGAATGGAGCATCCTGGAGAAAAATCTTCCTG AAACTATTTATGTCCGTGTTTTCGAAGAAAGAATGGATCTCATGAGAGCAGCCATTGTGGGTGCGTCTGGGACGCCTTATCATGATGGGCTCTTCTTCTTTGACATATGTTTTCCTCGAGAGTATCCCAGTGAACCACCT ATGGTTCACTACCATTCTGGTGGGCTCAGATTAAATCCTAATTTGTACGAGTCTGGGAAAGTGTGTCTGAGTCTCCTGAATACATGGACCGGCACGGCCAGCGAAGTGTGGAACCCTGCATCCTCCACAATCCTTCAAGTCCTTCTCTCCCTGCAGGCCCTTGTCCTTAATGAGAAACCTTATTTCAATGAGGCCGGATATGATCAACAAATTGGAAGAGCCGAAGGAGAGAAAAACTCAGTCAGTTACAATGAAAATGCTTTTCTTGTCACCTGCAAATCGATGTTGTATCTGTTGAGAAAGCCACCCAAG CATTTTGAGGCACTGGTGGAAGAGCACTTTAGACAACGCTCGTGTCATATACTTTCTGCCTGTAAGGCATATCTCGAAGGCGCTCCCATCGGAGGCGCTTTTGGTTCTGGAAAATCCGAGGATGAAAACCAGAAGGGGACTTCTACAGGATTCAAAATTATGCTGGCTAAGCTCTTCCCCAAGCTTGTTGAGGCATTTTCTGATAAGGGAATTGATTGCAGCCAGTATATTGAGCTGCAAAAATAA
- the LOC130956449 gene encoding uncharacterized protein LOC130956449: MDSISSSFSFLHPLLLNPSKTRNSPSNPKFVIFLFFFFFSFFTFSFSASDSPFQSTYIRLCDNLVTAFPIRPNAAATSSAAIADSLRFQTGYFTSAHRLFNRSAASDYSKRLNFRVTSIRITQNDDVFELRGQILLQQRRPNTNYRRSLRKVYRGHRVTNWGVSQWIRATLRGFWSRSSGKLCMLGTGSYGYKVTDANVVLKLSYPLDLNVLDPLVSGTLESFDDKSSLNYFEPISILALSQGSDYRFTLVGNENGGCVGGSDGENLPLGDLSKGACTVFRGRMDQFELEYGSHCGDVNCNPIGSGAQKLPDFLYFYGSRCVTRRRVQMLLGFPDTSYHGFMFPFYPNTTLISEGVWDEKANRFCASACRILNFTGDLGNPYVGDCSIKLALRFPAVLSLRNRSSALGQIWSDKGIGDSGYFGKVGFKSSFKSARGLQGFQYVYTEIERVRKYCGGKINDRGKGRKKYPDGYSSDMRFSMTVRSNKGQVAPGYSSPLFVGEESYEGRLYGVPTKMGKLKSPRTGSDNYSSFLNVSYTMSFNPPPDFNLSGQISSGEVKISAEGIYNRNTGNLCMTGCRNLRSNGKILMKNESMDCEIVINVQFSALNAKRRDSVKGTIESTRLKSDPYYFGPLQLSSSSIYTSQADASIWRMDFEIVMLLISNTLACLLVGLQLLHVRKHPEVLPYISVVMLLVITLGHMIPLILNFGTLFSHSQQTVFLGSEGWFQVNEVVVRMVTMIAFLLELRLLHLTWSSRQHEGSQPGLWVSEKKVLCMTLPLYIGGTLVAWFVHIWKSGHKKGSRSFRLSRHRFKFPLGQAYQSPSILEDLKSYAGLLLDGFLLPQIIFNITSKAEGNTLASSFYVGTTIVRILPHAYDLYRAHTTAWFLDSSYIYANHRMGFYSTAWDIVIPCGGVLFAVLVYLQQRFGSRCILPKRFRESSVYEKVPAIGNDEL, encoded by the coding sequence ATGgactccatttcttcttctttttcttttcttcatccGTTGCTTCTAAACCCTTCAAAAACCCGCAATTCTCCATCGAACCCTAAATTTGTtatctttttgttctttttcttcttctccttcttcacGTTCTCCTTTTCAGCCTCAGATTCTCCTTTTCAATCCACTTACATTCGCCTCTGCGACAACCTAGTCACCGCATTCCCGATCCGCCCCAATGCCGCCGCAACCTCCTCCGCTGCCATCGCCGACTCCCTCCGTTTCCAAACTGGCTACTTCACCAGCGCCCACCGCCTCTTCAACCGATCCGCCGCCTCCGACTACTCCAAGCGCCTCAATTTCCGCGTCACCTCCATTCGCATTACCCAAAACGACGACGTTTTCGAGCTCCGAGGCCAAATCCTTCTTCAGCAGCGTCGGCCCAACACGAATTATAGAAGGTCGCTGAGGAAGGTTTACCGAGGTCACAGAGTTACGAATTGGGGAGTTTCACAGTGGATTCGAGCTACTCTCAGGGGGTTCTGGTCACGTTCTTCTGGTAAGCTTTGCATGCTTGGAACAGGATCTTATGGTTACAAGGTGACTGATGCTAATGTTGTTCTTAAGCTTAGTTACCCTTTGGATTTGAATGTTTTGGATCCTTTGGTTAGTGGAACCCTAGAAAGCTTTGATGACAAGAGTAGCTTGAATTACTTTGAACCTATTTCAATATTGGCTTTGTCTCAGGGTTCGGATTATAGGTTTACACTAGTTGGGAATGAGAATGGTGGTTGTGTTGGAGGATCTGATGGGGAGAATTTGCCCCTTGGAGACCTTAGCAAAGGAGCCTGCACTGTGTTTCGCGGACGGATGGATCAGTTTGAATTGGAATATGGTAGTCACTGTGGTGATGTTAATTGCAACCCTATTGGTTCCGGTGCCCAGAAGTTGCCGGATTTCTTGTATTTTTATGGTAGCAGATGTGTGACAAGACGAAGGGTTCAAATGTTGTTGGGTTTTCCTGACACCAGTTACCATGGTTTTATGTTTCCATTTTATCCTAATACAACGTTGATATCTGAGGGTGTGTGGGATGAGAAGGCGAATCGGTTTTGTGCATCTGCGTGCCGGATATTGAACTTCACAGGAGATTTAGGTAATCCTTATGTTGGAGATTGCTCGATTAAGCTTGCACTGAGATTTCCTGCGGTTTTGTCGTTGAGAAACAGGAGTTCTGCTTTGGGCCAGATTTGGAGTGACAAAGGGATTGGTGATTCTGGTTACTTCGGTAAAGTTGGATTTAAGAGCTCCTTCAAGTCTGCAAGGGGTCTTCAAGGTTTCCAATATGTGTATACTGAGATTGAAAGGGTAAGAAAATATTGTGGAGGAAAGATAAATGATagggggaagggaagaaagAAGTATCCAGATGGATATTCTTCTGATATGCGATTTAGCATGACCGTTAGAAGCAACAAAGGACAAGTAGCTCCTGGTTACTCATCACCACTATTTGTTGGGGAAGAGAGCTATGAAGGAAGGCTATATGGTGTTCCAACAAAGATGGGAAAGCTGAAATCACCAAGGACTGGATCAGATAATTATAGCAGTTTCTTGAACGTCAGCTATACAATGAGCTTTAACCCTCCACCTGATTTCAACCTCAGTGGTCAAATCTCTTCAGGTGAAGTTAAAATTAGTGCTGAAGGAATCTACAATAGGAATACTGGAAATTTGTGTATGACAGGATGTAGGAATTTGAGATCAAATGGCAAAATACTGATGAAGAATGAGTCAATGGACTGTGAAATAGTAATTAATGTCCAGTTTTCTGCATTGAATGCAAAGCGACGTGACTCTGTTAAAGGAACAATAGAGAGCACTAGACTAAAGTCTGATCCTTACTATTTTGGTCCTCTTCAGCTGTCTTCAAGTTCCATTTACACGAGTCAGGCAGATGCATCAATCTGGAGAATGGATTTTGAGATTGTTATGTTGTTGATATCAAACACACTTGCATGTTTACTTGTAGGATTGCAACTCTTACATGTGAGAAAGCACCCAGAAGTGCTTCCTTACATTTCGGTTGTGATGTTGCTTGTTATTACTCTAGGTCACATGATTCCCCTGATTTTGAACTTCGGAACCTTGTTTAGCCACAGCCAGCAGACTGTGTTTCTTGGGAGTGAAGGTTGGTTTCAAGTGAATGAAGTAGTTGTGAGGATGGTGACAATGATTGCTTTCCTTCTCGAGCTGCGTCTTCTCCATTTGACCTGGTCTTCAAGACAGCATGAAGGAAGCCAGCCAGGTTTGTGGGTTTCCGAGAAAAAGGTTCTTTGTATGACTCTACCATTGTACATTGGTGGCACACTTGTTGCTTGGTTCGTGCATATATGGAAGAGTGGTCACAAGAAAGGATCTAGATCATTTCGGCTATCACGCCACAGGTTTAAGTTTCCTCTTGGTCAAGCTTACCAGTCTCCTTCCATCTTGGAAGACTTAAAATCCTATGCCGGTTTGCTCCTCGACGGTTTTCTGCTCCcacaaataatatttaatataacaTCCAAAGCAGAAGGGAATACTCTGGCATCTTCTTTTTATGTGGGGACAACCATTGTTCGGATACTGCCCCATGCATATGATCTTTACAGGGCTCACACTACTGCATGGTTCCTTGATTCATCATATATCTATGCAAACCACAGAATGGGTTTTTACTCCACTGCGTGGGACATTGTAATACCATGCGGTGGTGTTCTGTTTGCAGTCCTTGTATACTTACAACAGAGATTTGGCAGCAGGTGCATTCTTCCAAAGAGGTTTAGAGAGAGTTCTGTATATGAGAAAGTACCTGCTATTGGTAATGATGAATTGTGA
- the LOC130956448 gene encoding callose synthase 11, translating into MQLRQRPSAVRGGGVNYAPPPSPPPVNSVYNIIPVHDVLADHPSQRSPEVRAAAAALRAVGDLPKHPYNPWEPQMDLFDWLRLFFGFQNDNARNQREHLVLHLANSQMRLEPPPAAVDALDSGVLKKFRRKLLRNYTAWCSYLGMKSNVIFHRRRTPDDLFRRELLYVCLFLLVWGESGNLRFAPECISYIFHFMAKELNYVLDEHIDPDTGRPFLPSISGDCAFLKSVVMPIYYTVKTEVDSSRNGKAPHSAWRNYDDINEYFWSKRCLKKLQWPLNLECNFFGTTPKNKRVGKTGFVEQRSFWNVYKSFDRLWVMLILFLQAAIIVAWEGTEYPWDALERRDVQVKMLTLFITWSVLRLLQSVLDAGTQYSMVTRETKWLGVRMVLKGMAAITWTVLFSVFYAMIWIAKGSNRGWPDEANQRIITFLKAVLFFLIPELLALVLFIVPWLRNFIEELDWSIVYLLTWWFHTRIFVGRGVRQGLVDNIKYTCFWVLVLVSKFSFSYFIQIKPLVAPTKALLKLRMKHYKWHEFFSKTNRTAVVLLWLPVVLVYFMDLQIWYSIFSSLYGATIGLFSHLGEIRNISQLRLRFQFFASALQFNLMPEERLLSQKASPIKKLRDAVHRFRLRYGLGGPYTKIESSQVEATRFALIWNEIIITFREEDLISDREFELLELPPNCWNIRVIRWPCFLLCNELLLALSQAKELENESDTSLWLRICKNEYRRCAVIEAYDSIKYLFRAIIKAERESVIVNNIFGEIETYIQMGKLTDAYRMSLLPRIHEKVSDFVQLLLKPEINLDRAVNLLQALYELCVRSFPRVKKSIPQLKEEGLVPEDPELLFENAIQFPDAEDTVFIKQLRRLHTILTSRDSMHNVPLNLEARRRIAFFSNSLFMNMPRAPKVEKMMAFSILTPYYDEEVVYSKESLRKENEDGVTTLYYLQRIYEDEWRNFIERMHREGLEDEDDIWTAKARDLRLWVSYRGQTLSRTVRGMMYYYRALKMLSFLDSASEMDIRQGSEHIGSHNPTNHNSSLNDLSSNRPPSARNLRRADSSVALLFKGHEYGSALMKFSYVLACQLYGRQKAEKNPRAEEILYLMQNNEALRVAYVDEVSLGRDETEYYSVLVKYDQQLQREVEIYRIRLPGPLKLGEGKPENQNHAIIFTRGDAVQTIDMNQDNYFEEALKMRNLLEEFNIHYGIRKPTILGVRENIFTGSVSSLAWFMSAQETSFVTLGQRVLANPLKVRMHYGHPDVFDRFWFLGRGGVSKASRVINISEDIFAGFNCTLRGGNVTHHEYIQVGKGRDVGLNQISMFEAKVSSGNGEQILSRDVYRLGHRLDFFRMLSVFYTTVGFYFNSMVIVLTVYAFLWGRLYMALSGIEGEAMNNATNNKALGAVINQQFIIQLGLFTALPMIVENTLEHGFLPAVWDFLTMQLQLASLFYTFSLGTRSHYFGRTILHGGAKYRATGRGFVVEHKSFAENYRLYARSHFVKAIELGVILIVYASHSPLAKNTFVYIAMTISSWFLVVSWIMSPFVFNPSGFDWLKTVYDFEDFMNWIWYPGGPFKKAEYSWETWWYEEQDHLRTTGIWGKLLEIILDIRFFFFQYGIVYQLGIANGDTSISVYLLSWIYMVVVVGIYIIMAYARDKYATKEHIYYRLVQFLVIVVTVLVLVLLLEFTKFKFVDLITSMMAFIPTGWGMISIALVLRPFLQSTMIWETVVSLARLYDLMFGIIVMAPVAVLSWLPGFQSMQTRILFNEAFSRGLQISRILTGKKSA; encoded by the coding sequence ATGCAATTACGACAGCGTCCCTCCGCCGTGCGCGGCGGTGGCGTGAACTACGCACCGCCGCCTTCACCTCCACCGGTGAATTCAGTTTACAACATTATTCCGGTGCACGACGTCCTTGCTGACCACCCTTCCCAGAGGTCGCCGGAAGTTCGCGCCGCCGCAGCGGCTCTCCGTGCCGTTGGCGACCTACCGAAGCACCCGTACAATCCATGGGAGCCGCAGATGGACCTCTTCGACTGGCTAAGGTTGTTCTTCGGGTTCCAAAACGACAACGCTCGGAACCAGAGGGAGCACCTTGTTCTCCACCTCGCCAACTCGCAGATGCGGTTGGAGCCGCCGCCTGCCGCCGTCGACGCTCTCGACAGCGGCGTTCTGAAGAAGTTCCGGCGGAAGCTCCTCCGCAACTACACAGCATGGTGCTCCTACCTCGGCATGAAATCGAACGTGATCTTCCACCGGCGCCGCACGCCCGACGATCTCTTCCGCCGTGAGCTTCTCTATGTCTGCCTCTTCCTCCTTGTTTGGGGAGAGTCCGGTAACCTTCGTTTTGCTCCCGAGTGTATTTCTTATATCTTTCATTTCATGGCAAAAGAGCTTAACTATGTTCTTGATGAGCACATAGACCCTGACACTGGTCGTCCATTTTTACCTTCTATTTCTGGTGATTGTGCCTTTTTGAAGTCTGTTGTTATGCCTATTTACTATACTGTTAAGACTGAGGTTGATAGCAGTAGGAATGGAAAAGCTCCTCACTCTGCATGGAGGAACTATGATGATATTAATGAGTACTTTTGGAGCAAGAGGTGCTTGAAGAAGCTTCAGTGGCCATTGAATTTGGAGTGCAATTTCTTTGGGACTACTCCGAAGAACAAGCGTGTCGGGAAGACGGGATTTGTGGAGCAGAGGTCATTCTGGAATGTTTATAAGAGCTTTGATAGGCTTTGGGTCATGCTCATTCTGTTCTTGCAGGCtgcaatcattgttgcttgggAGGGGACTGAGTATCCGTGGGATGCATTGGAGAGGAGGGATGTTCAGGTAAAGATGTTGACCTTGTTTATCACTTGGAGTGTGCTAAGGTTGCTTCAGTCGGTGCTTGATGCTGGGACTCAGTATAGCATGGTTACTAGGGAGACTAAATGGCTTGGAGTTAGGATGGTACTGAAGGGCATGGCTGCCATAACTTGGACTGTTTTGTTCTCTGTCTTTTATGCAATGATTTGGATTGCAAAGGGTTCTAATCGAGGTTGGCCAGATGAGGCAAATCAGAGGATCATTACATTTCTCAAGGCTGTCCTTTTCTTTCTCATCCCAGAACTGTTGGCCTTGGTACTCTTCATAGTTCCATGGTTACGCAACTTCATCGAGGAATTAGACTGGAGTATTGTATACTTGTTGACATGGTGGTTTCATACTCGGATTTTTGTGGGTCGTGGTGTGAGACAAGGGCTTGTAGATAATATAAAGTATACTTGTTTCTGGGTTCTTGTATTGGTTTCAAAGTTTTCCTTCAGTTATTTTATTCAGATTAAACCTTTAGTTGCACCAACAAAGGCTCTATTGAAGCTTAGGATGAAACATTACAAATGGCATGAGTTTTTCAGTAAAACCAACAGAACAGCGGTTGTTTTGCTTTGGTTACCTGTTGTGCTGGTTTACTTCATGGATCTGCAGATATGGtattctattttctcttccttGTACGGTGCCACCATTGGTCTGTTCTCACATCTGGGTGAAATTCGGAATATCTCACAACTCAGACTTAGGTTCCAGTTCTTCGCAAGTGCATTGCAGTTCAATCTGATGCCAGAGGAGAGGCTTCTAAGTCAAAAAGCATCACCCATAAAGAAGCTTCGTGATGCCGTCCACCGATTCAGACTGCGTTATGGACTTGGTGGACCCTACACCAAGATTGAATCAAGCCAAGTGGAGGCTACTAGATTTGCCTTAATATGGAATGAGATTATCATTACTTTCAGGGAGGAAGATCTCATCAGTGATAGAGAATTTGAGCTCTTGGAACTGCCGCCAAATTGCTGGAATATTAGAGTTATTCGGTGGCCTTGTTTCCTTCTCTGCAATGAACTTCTGCTGGCACTCAGTCAGGCAAAGGAGCTGGAAAATGAGTCTGATACGTCCCTTTGGTTGAGGATATGCAAGAATGAGTATCGCCGGTGTGCTGTCATTGAAGCTTATGATagcattaaatatttgtttcgTGCAATTATTAAAGCTGAAAGAGAGTCCGTCATTGTGAATAATATATTTGGGGAGATAGAAACCTACATTCAGATGGGCAAGTTAACAGACGCTTACAGAATGTCTCTGTTACCAAGGATACATGAAAAGGTGAGCGATTTTGTTCAGCTATTGCTGAAACCAGAGATCAATCTGGATAGAGCTGTAAATTTGTTGCAAGCCTTGTATGAGCTGTGTGTGAGATCATTCCCGAGGGTGAAGAAGTCCATCCCCCAACTGAAGGAGGAAGGTCTGGTTCCTGAGGATCCAGAATTGCTCTTTGAGAATGCTATTCAGTTTCCAGATGCTGAAGATACAGTTTTCATTAAGCAGCTCAGACGGTTGCATACAATTCTTACTTCCAGAGACTCAATGCACAATGTTCCTTTGAATCTTGAGGCAAGACGACGGATTGCTTTCTTTAGCAATTCCTTGTTTATGAACATGCCCCGTGCTCCCAAAGTTGAAAAAATGATGGCTTTCAGTATTTTGACCCCATATTATGATGAGGAAGTTGTCTATAGCAAAGAGTCTCTCCGCAAGGAGAACGAGGACGGCGTCACTACCTTATACTATTTGCAGAGGATTTATGAGGATGAATGGAGAAATTTTATTGAAAGGATGCATAGAGAAGGCTTGGAAGATGAGGATGATATCTGGACAGCTAAAGCAAGGGACCTTCGCCTTTGGGTATCTTATAGAGGTCAAACATTATCTCGCACAGTCCGGGGCATGATGTATTATTATAGGGCCCTGAAGATGCTTTCCTTTCTTGATTCAGCCTCTGAGATGGACATAAGACAGGGATCAGAACATATTGGTTCACATAATCCAACAAATCATAACAGCAGTTTGAATGACCTATCCTCAAATAGGCCTCCATCTGCACGGAATCTCAGGAGGGCAGATAGCAGTGTGGCCCTGTTGTTCAAGGGACATGAATATGGGAGTGCTTTGATGAAATTCTCATATGTGCTGGCCTGCCAGCTGTATGGGCGCCAGAAGGCAGAAAAAAATCCCCGTGCTGAAGAGATATTGTATTTGATGCAAAATAATGAGGCCCTTCGGGTGGCATATGTTGATGAGGTTTCTTTGGGGAGGGATGAAACTGAATATTACTCTGTTCTTGTTAAATATGATCAGCAATTGCAGAGGGAGGTTGAAATTTATCGGATCAGATTGCCTGGACCTTTGAAACTCGGAGAAGGGAAGCCAGAGAATCAGAATCATGCAATAATCTTTACACGGGGTGATGCAGTTCAGACCATTGATATGAACCAGGACAATTATTTTGAGGAGGCTCTCAAAATGCGAAATTTGTTGGAGGAGTTTAACATCCACTATGGTATTAGGAAGCCAACCATTTTGGGGGTCCGAGAGAATATCTTCACTGGTTCTGTTTCATCTCTTGCTTGGTTCATGTCAGCACAAGAGACAAGTTTTGTGACACTAGGCCAGCGTGTTTTAGCAAACCCCTTGAAAGTAAGAATGCACTATGGTCACCCGGATGTGTTTGATAGATTCTGGTTCTTAGGTCGGGGTGGAGTGAGCAAGGCCTCTAGAGTCATCAATATCAGTGAAGATATTTTTGCTGGATTCAATTGTACACTGCGCGGTGGCAATGTAACACATCATGAATATATACAGGTAGGCAAAGGAAGAGATGTTGGTTTGAATCAGATATCCATGTTTGAAGCAAAGGTTTCTAGTGGCAACGGTGAGCAAATTCTAAGCAGAGATGTTTACCGGCTGGGCCATAGATTGGATTTCTTTCGCATGCTCTCAGTGTTCTACACAACTGTAGGATTTTATTTCAACTCCATGGTTATTGTACTGACAGTCTATGCCTTCCTTTGGGGCCGCCTTTATATGGCTCTCAGTGGCATTGAGGGGGAAGCCATGAATAATGCTACCAACAATAAAGCCCTTGGTGCTGTCATAAATCAGCAGTTTATAATCCAGCTTGGTCTTTTCACTGCTCTGCCAATGATCGTGGAGAACACTCTTGAGCATGGATTCCTTCCAGCTGTGTGGGATTTCTTGACGATGCAGTTGCAGCTTGCATCATTATTCTATACATTTTCCTTGGGAACCCGTTCCCATTACTTTGGTCGCACTATACTTCATGGGGGTGCAAAGTACCGGGCCACTGGTCGTGGTTTTGTGGTGGAGCACAAAAGTTTTGCTGAGAACTATCGGTTATATGCACGAAGCCATTTTGTGAAGGCTATTGAACTTGGAGTTATTTTAATTGTATATGCATCTCATAGTCCATTGGCCAAGAATACTTTTGTGTACATAGCAATGACGATCTCAAGTTGGTTTCTTGTAGTTTCCTGGATAATGTCCCCCTTTGTTTTTAATCCTTCTGGGTTTGATTGGTTGAAGACAGTATATGACTTTGAGGATTTTATGAATTGGATATGGTATCCAGGTGGCCCATTCAAGAAGGCAGAATATAGCTGGGAAACATGGTGGTATGAAGAACAAGACCATTTGAGAACAACAGGTATCTGGGGAAAGCTGTTGGAAATCATCTTAGATATtcgattcttcttctttcagtATGGTATCGTTTATCAGCTAGGTATTGCAAATGGCGATACCAGTATAAGTGTCTACTTGCTGTCGTGGATATACATGGTTGTGGTTGTTGGTATTTATATTATCATGGCATATGCACGGGATAAATATGCTACAAAGGAGCACATATATTATCGACTGGTTCAGTTTCTAGTGATCGTGGTCACAGTTCTTGTACTTGTTCTCTTACTAGAGTTCACTAAATTCAAATTTGTTGATCTTATCACAAGCATGATGGCGTTCATTCCCACTGGCTGGGGAATGATTTCAATTGCTCTGGTGCTCAGACCATTTCTACAGTCTACTATGATATGGGAGACTGTGGTTTCCCTAGCCCGGCTGTATGATTTGATGTTTGGGATTATTGTTATGGCTCCTGTGGCAGTGCTTTCATGGTTACCTGGATTTCAATCAATGCAAACTAGGATTCTCTTCAATGAAGCCTTCAGCAGGGGTCTTCAGATATCTAGAATACTTACTGGCAAGAAGTCTGCTTAA